The DNA segment cagtcagtcagtcattttccaacccgctatatcccaacacaggggtacgggtgtctgctggagccaatcccagccagcacagggtgcaaggcaggaacaaaccccgggcaagttaccagcccacacacacacacacacacactagggacaatttaggattgccaatgcacctaacctgcatgtctttggaatgtgggaggaaactggagcacccggaggaaaaccacacagaaacggggagaacatgcaaactccacgcaggaaggacccgggaagcgaacccaggtctccttactgcgaggcggcagcactaccactgtgccactgtgctgccctctaAATATCACTTAGTCTAAAATTCAATTAATACATGGCATGGTTGCACCTGTTGCGATTCTAATTGCTGGTGATAGACTCCCTACTTCTTCAAAGCACTTCCTCTAGGATACAGCATAGCACTAGAAGCATTCCCAGATCCAACTGCCTCACATTAGtgagagtcaggaggcagcgggcaacactcagtGGAGGTAGAGAATGGggatgaattgtttgatttgtgtaTAAATGTTAGATTTATTGTGTTTGTACAACTGGTCTTGAAGAAGGGATTATAAAGATGTGCTTTATTATGTCCTTTGTTTTATTAGTACATGGTACCATACTGTAGTGACACTGtaatcaaacaaaagaaaaaagacaaaaacttctTTCTAATGGAATAATGTGTAAATATAACATAGTGCAGACATTGTGGCAAAGCAGCTCTTTATTGGGGGTGTGAACTAACGTGTGCACAGTGGAGTGTAATATAAAACCCTGGGCTTGTGGGAATATGGAAGGAGTTGACTTATAAGATGATAGATAATATGAAGAGGTTATTACAGATTGTACTAATTGTGGATCTCAAGATTAAAAGCATCACTGTATTTCAAATTAATTGACTTTTCTCATGTTGGAGCAGTGTTATTCACATTTCACTGATCCCTCATCCCAATCTCACTTGTTGTCTGGgtaaagtttacatacacttccATTTCTGCATCCATCACCAAAGCCATGTGATGTTAGGTGAGCCAGTATTGGTGCAGGATTAATTCTAAGGTAGGGTCCAGTCACCCATGACACAGAATTGGATTATGTGGGTAACagcatatatttatgtatctaagGATTGCGTGTTTGTGGCCCAACTATCAATGCTGAATAAAACTGACAGTTTGGCTGACTATGCTACCTAGTGATAATACTATAAGCACTAAAACTCAGTTACTTAAacagtattaattttatttctttttgaaccaggttctttttttttgtctttttcgaGAGTCAAGGCAGGAACTGTCAAAAATTGGGGCCAGTAAGCCCATTGggggcattccttgtgtgattttgggctctatgagaaatacattgttgtttttcttttttgtcatgtttaacataatgaaaatatttatcttAGTTTCACAATCCCAAACCAAAAAAAACCCACCTGTTTAAAGGCAGGCATGGGACTCACCACTCTGCTGTAGAGAGCACCTCTTTTAAGGAGTGAAGAAACCTAAGGAACCCTACACCACTATCTGTGGTTGGTGTCCTACTTTACAGGGCAATTAGTTTTATCTGGAAACTTcaagctttgtcctgctccttgACCTTCCTCCTTGGCATAGCATCCAAGCTCCAAGCACCTCATGTCACTCCTACCCAAGGGTGCACTTCCTGCACTCCACTACACCAACCAGTGTCCTCTTCTCAATTACCATAAAGCACGTTTAATTTATAACTCCAATACAGTGCAGTTttcagattaaaacaaaagagaaagtctaaatggtaaaaaaaaactacaggcaAACATTACAAAAGGTCCTATGCAACCCAGTAGCACTTCCCTTTCTGTGTGTTCCCACTTTTCCAAGTGTTGTCTTCTGTTTCCCTTCCTTTTTTTGGTCCACCTGCTCGGCTGTTATTTATATGCTTAATCTAACTTTACCTGGAAGAAATTAAGAAGTATCAACCccttattaattaaaaattaagccacctatgaaaacaaaaagaattaaCTATTCAAATCCATCATAATTAGctaattgtacaaaataaaatgtgaacaacaATCTTAAAACAGAGCGAACAATTCAAATTATCATTAACAAACCTAACCCATTGAACTCAAGTATCAACAGAATGCCACATTCCCTAGTAAAGTATGTTTCCTTTATGTGTCCTTTAAAAGTGTGTTCACAAATACAGACTTAAATATGTCAGAGTGGAAAATCTTATTTTAGAATGTGGGCTCAAGGTGTAAAAGACACAGACGCTGCCTACGTGATGTATTATGTGATGGTGTGTAACATAATGACACCCTTCACCCACACTTTCCTTTGTGTGTCTAGAAAGGTAAACAACCAACAGGTGATGTTCTGTTTATTCTAATGCATACTACACACACTTTACACAATGTCTTTGTGGCTTCCTATTAGTGCTTGCAGTGTTTTATCTTCGGATACTTTGTATATTCTTTTGTTAGCGTACTTACAATACTAATGTCCATTCATCCCTCCGTTCAGGGCTGAGGGGTGCCACGAGCTATCCCAGAAGCACATTGTGAAAAACATAGAGAACAGACCTTGTAAATGCAGATCTATTAATAGAAATCTGGCTGGTTGAACTAGACATGCTGGCACTTGATTGCCAAATGTTTCCATTTAATTGTAGGGGGTTACCTTGAATTAGTTTCAAATCTAATACCACTGCTGTTAGATGAATATTTCACCTGTCCCTCACAATTATACTGTATTGCTTATAAAATgcgttttgaaatattttttacccTATATgaaacacattctgcacacaACCTGGTATGAGATTCAGACCAAAGAAACAGGAAGCAGAAGCTCCAACCGTGGTGCTGCTGtggtacattaaaatattttgaaatatgattTGTCAAATTACTCATCATTTTGAAAAGCCTCAACCTGCAATGACAAAACACACAATGGCTGGTACGATTCTACCTGCTTCAAactgtttgacttttttttcagATTATCAATAACTTTCCTCATTAAATGTTGTGATAAAGGGACAAATGAAGTTAAATAAGTTTGGGTTCAAAGACAGAGGAACCATATTTATTGAATCAATCGTTACATGGTGTGTGTGAGCGCACTGCCAGCTTGACCATAGTAGAGTCTTAAACAAGATGTTTTGCTCCCATTGAGGACTAGAGACAAGAGAGCTTCTTGCTGGTTCCTCCTTTATAATGTCTACACAGGTTGGACATGTCAGATTTAGGTCAAAGTTTGTGACAGTGACTTCTGGTCCATGAAGGAAACAGATGGGCACATAGTTGTTCCATTTTATCCCCACTCCCTTCCTGTTTCCCAGTTAATTCAGTCCTTGTAAACTAGACAGAATGATAACATCAGTGACAGAGTATAGACATATGAGCCACCGTGTTTTTAAGGAAACTGCTAAATATTACAGATAAGTAATCagtcacttccaaaaatgccaatCTGGAGGTCCAAACAGTACAGCCTGAGAACAAAGGTCAGACTTTATAACAGCAATGTCAAACCTGTTCTTTTGTATGGCTCTGAATGCTGTTGTGTTTTGGAAAGGGAGACATGAATAAAGATCGAAGCATTCCACGATGGAGGTCTCGGGAAGATCTGTTGTACCTTCTGGTTCGAGAAGATCTCTAAGGAAGACCTTTACAAGAATAATAAGAGCCAGAGTTTGGTGTTGGAAATGATGCGTTGATACTTCAGATGGCTTGGCCACATCCTCAGAATGGACCAGAATAGTATACCTAAAGTTGCTCTGAGATGGACACCACCTGGAAAGCGCATGGCCAGCCTAAAACAACCTGGAGGCAAACTGTGGCAAATGAGCTGAAAGAGATGAACCTAACATGGGGTGAAGCAGAACACATAGCTCAAAACAGGAACAGATGGAGGCCAATCGTTGACATCTTATGTGCCTTTCAGCACAAAGAGAATTAatctaatttgtgtgtgtgtggttagcTGATTGGTAAATTGTGTGAATATCTCATCCTAACATTTCTTTACAGATGTTAAGTTTTtcacttcaactacatgacttagAAGCTTGCTTGGTAGATTCCCACACCTACCCTTCCATACTGAGTTCTTTACCACATAATTTCCAACAGCATCCTTGAGTAAGTAATGGATTATTCCAATGAAAGAATTCAGTTGGATTAACTTTATCGATGCCTTCATGAATTTTGTAAAGCTGTATTGGGTGTCAATGTAGCATTCTCTGAGTAAGACTGTGGTGCTTCAGTTTTCTTGACATGTTAGAAAAGAAGTATGACCACAGAATCATTCTTTCTAtcttctttcacatcttctactgCTGGTCCTTTTTATACCATGGAAGGCAACATTTAACAAACATTTCTACATGCATAATACTTGTATTACTCTCTTTAATTaacttgcttttacattttttgcttaaCCAGTGTTAGATTTTCTTTTGGTAGTATTGATGTTTGGAAAGCATGTTGTCTCCACGGTGGTAACCAAACtctgaatattattttatttttttcagtccatccattcattttcagataATGACTGCTACCTatcagaaaaaaggagtcaaaaaatCTCCCAGAATAGTCGGGCTGTCAATGACAGATCTATCCTTGTTTTCTTAACTCAGTTTCTCCAGATAGAGTTGTTCAAAGGAGGAGATTATTTCTTCAACAATGAACCCAGAGGCTGGAGCTACACTTGGGTAGGGTGGCAGTCAATCACCATGCCACTTTTGGACATACACAGTCACTCACATTGGACTGATTTAGTGACATCACTCATCCTAAGATTATGCCATTGTAATGTGGAAGTAATTTATAACAGTAGGTCACAGAGTAAGACTACCAGAAAGGTCCTGTGGGCTCCTCAGCAGGAAACCAAAATATCTCCCACATGCTGTACACTATAATGAAAACTACTTTGTCAATGTGCTGCCTTCTGTTTAGCTGAACtatttatgtattagtttacaattttatgtggcatgtGGCACTGTGGATGTAGTTAATGTCTCACACAGccaaagtcctgggttcaaactctTGCAGCTTGACATTGTCGATGTGAAATTAGCAAGTTCTCCCAGAGTCTATGTGGGTTTCTTCTTCCACAGACTCAAAGGTGTGTGTTTTAGGCTGACTGGATACTCTGTGTTGGTCCTTTGTGGGAGTTTGAATGTAAataccctgcaatgaactggcgccTCTtcaagatgttttctgctttacCCAAATTCTCCTGGGATAGGCTTTTGCCAAGTTACTCTGAAATTGATTACAAGGTTATGAGAATGTATTTATTTGGTAATTTCTGTGTATGAAatctactttttaaaaacaaattgtaataCTTTATCAAGCTAACCACCTTTTCATCTATTGTAGGAATGCATTTTGTTCATCACTTTGTCTTTGTGACTGAAActtagcagcatcaggtgcaaggcataAACTAACCCTGGAAGCAAATCCACAgctgttcattttaaatgaacttaaCACGTACAAATttgaatgtgaaaagaaaaccagaatacctgaaACAAATCTGGATAACATAAATCTCCACTCAAACAAAGATgcaattgaacccaggtcccgtAAAATTGTGGCAGTAGTACTAACCACTACAATTGAAATGGTGCATAGATGGATCTGGACTTTAAATTCATTGTGTTTATGCTTTATTCTAGAATCCTCGACTCCAGTATTCGCCTTAGAAaaaactatttattattttaatgttgacATATTGAAATTACACAACAGACTTTCCCACTGCAAAAACTTTTTTCAGGAAccagtactaggatgttgtaccgtgttagccattatgaatgtagagaaaagccaagcaaaatgacactgatgtaatcattacatcttgcctgaagaaagggcctgagttgcctcaaaagcttgcatattgtaatgtttttagttagccaataaaaggtgccattttgcttgacttttctctacattcaggAACCAGGTAATTTTTCCTATATCAGGAACTCAGGCCATTAGTACCTGGTAGGTAGTTCCTTTTTGTAGCTCCTATTCCAGGGcatgtatttttccttcaaaccaCAACTATTGTGGGTGGAGCTCAAACAATGAATTGAGCCGATTGGTTAACCACAAGCACTAGCACCTTCTTGCAAATCTCTTAGTATTTTGTACTTTGGAAGGTTATCAGTGAAGATAGTGTACCATGCTTCTCACTGCAACACCCTTCATACCCACCACTCTGGTGTGCCACACCACCAAATAATCTCCCCCATGAAGTTACGATTGCTTTGAAGCAATTAGGTGGAGAGGTGCCACAATGCACCACACTTTGCACCGGATCTAAGCAATAAGCAACAGGATCCCCTGTGAATTTCAGAACGTTTCACCCCAACACTCTTCTTTGCATGTCAcctattttgcataaaggttacagttcctgttgtgcaGTGGGATGGCAACCTACTAAACTGGCCAGGAACCACAAGTGGCCCAAGGCCTAAGTCACAGAGGAACTGTGACTGAGGTTACTGAAAATGCCTATAAAGGATaccacattatttttttaaatgaaaatatatttgggTAATTAATTTTTTGAGTAGTTAATAGGCAGATTGTTTAGACTGCTTTTAGCAATTTTTAAATcggtttttatgttttcattttcaggAGAAGAATCACCCTGCATGTTGTCTATTCGAGTGCCCCGTAACACCTCATGGAGATTCACCACATTATCTGGCAGAATAAACTGTTCAGTAAACTTCTGTGAGCAACCCAGCGTGAGATGGTGTAAAGTAGCTCAAGATAacatctgcaatgaaataaatgaaacagaCTCTCTTAAAACAGAGTGGAGACTGTTAACTGGCACATCAGGGatcttttttcttacttttttaaatgttacagtaaAGGACACCGGGAGTTACCGCTGCAAAGCAACTGCAAATAATTCAGTACAAAGTGTTATCAGCCATTCAATTGCTGTCAGTGTCACCGGTGAGTTTCTGCTAATTTCATTTTAGTGCAAATGGGAGCAAACATTTTCTTATAGAATGTTTGAAAAgttctgttttgctttaaataacacttgcaatttttgcatttatcatttctgcatttaaaaatatgaatatgacTGTAAGGtacaatcaaattttaaaaatcagattttgcatggttattgtttacatttttagactggtaaaaacaaaattatattccATCACCTTAATTACCTTAAGTATAACATGAAATTTATGCGCATTTCAATTAATGTGTACTGTACAAATCACTAatactgtcaggataggctccagtcttGTGTGAATTCCATCAagcatgtttgagaatgttatgcttttTCTGcacttattgtatcagtatgaaTGTGATTGTAAGATGTAGTTATATTTTGTGTCAGTTCCTAAATTTTCATGCAGCTGTCCATTTTCTGAAGCCATCTCTTCCATTATAGGGTCATAGGAAGATGAAGTCTGTCCTGCCAGCATCAGGGACAAAACAGGGAACAAACTTGGTCATGactccagtccactgcagggcaaacTCATGcatactctatatactgtatgaatgtcCACACTCACTCTTAATTGGCCTTTTTGAAATGACAACTGGAGCAACATGAATGtacagaaaacccacacaggAGGCGACAGCATACAAACTCTGTCCAGAAAGTGACGGAGCTGAGAATCTAACAATGGTTCTTGGAGTCccaaatttaaaagcaaaaagtaaCCTGTAGGGTAATTCATTCTGAAACACTGTGTGACACAGAGCAATTCAAATAACTTACCTTGATATGAACTATGAAAAACAAAGTTTTATGACTTTGTAATATAGCTTTGAAATTGTAAAGGGTCTTCAGATGGAATTCACAATAGAAAGAAACTGCACAATAAAAAGGATCCTAAAGCTGATTAGTGATGAAGCACTGCCTGCTATTTTCTATTTCACTTGTTTTTTACAAAGAAGTTTGAATCTATATATACTGAACAATCACCTCATATGTGGAATTGCAGCCTGATTTTGCTTTGATGTGAATCAGGCAGATGTGAACCAAAAATATTTACATCCTTGCAACATTTATAATGACACTAAAAAGTCAGAGACAAATCCATGCATTACACTCTACTACTGCTAGCTGTTGTTAATGGTGCAATGatttaaatcaaattaacaagacaggaatcagccctggacagggctcaAGTTCATCTCAGTTACATTGGGCCAGTTTGGAATCATAAACTAAGCTAACTCACACCTCTCCACAGAGATGGGAGGAAAAAAAGATTTAcatggagaaaaacccacatgaACGCAGGGAGAACACGAGAAGTCCACTCACACAACAATAGGATATAATTCAGATGTACTAACTTGGCACTGTGCAGACcaacagtgcaagtgagcagTTAACCTAAGGCAGCTTACCCTGTAAACTGATGATGAATTCAAGAAATGTGATGAAATTGTTAAGACACAAATGACTGTATGAAATAGATGACATGAAATAAACATGGATTCATTTCTCCAGCTCATCACTTTTCAGTAGCATTTCTATAGACACCACAGATGGGCAATCACACAAAGGCCCATTCATAGTTTATATTTAGCAGGACTTTATTGTTCACTAGTGTCAGACAACAAATTTTGCCAAAGcagttttttgtaaatgtaatgtctttttgtatggactaGTACGTGACCTTTGCGTAATATATAACCAAGGACATTTAAAATTAGATTTGCACCATCATATATCAGTATACTGAAAACTAGTTTAGTTTCTCCTCCCCCCTTGACTTCAATGAATTTTTTGGAGTTTGACGAAGTCCCTAAATATTTTTCTGATTTCACTTATCATTATTGTTCATGTGTTTCCCTATTTGACATTAGAATGAAAAGGGTAGTGGTGTTATCATTCCCACAACTCCATAAAGCTTAATTGTGACTACTGATTATATCtcttgtggcaggcggctggcatctatgcccctgcacactatattcagggggagcagccctggaaagtgcaatacctccccctggacactagatggccacccccctgggctggagtagtgcctgggtttcccacagggctccctgggaattggagttgggggcagccctgttgggtcccgcaggtaccgccaaggggtgctgtgtttgggactcctgagcccatgtgggcaacAGATttgtcacacctggaagtgccgctggaactcagtgatcaaacacctggaacacttccaggtaacctataaaaggagccagcgaccaccactcagtggccagagtcgggtggacgaggacaaggttgctaaggaggaggagtggtggtgccaaggagaagaaagtgtttgtgcttgtgctgtACTGGTGGTGactagtgcttgggactgtgttgtggctgggaggagtacggggaagacgtgccctccagttgaagaTAAATAAAAGTTCTGGTATTTCACACGTGCCTCCcatgtcaagtctgtgccgggtcgggcgcaatatagagCCTTTCTGacactctctatatataaaatccaacttctgtctgtctgtctgtctgtctgcttttcacgatagaactacttaatagattcAGATCGGGTTATTTTCTAGAATTCgcttgaacattctagttgattttgcgacttctctcatcgcgccaagaatcatagttcgcttgcaggagtgatttattcacggtaatccgagacagaggctgcgggccaaggggtgGGGAAAGTGTGACATCATgagtagggagctgggtggggcccttcTCACTGTCGTGTTTCAGTACTAtgaagccacaggggacagctagtgtatatgtatattgtggcacacggctgggggtggtacccagccgggacacccaagaggaccggaggagggctcatgcctcctccagaccacgatgGGGCGATCGCCCTGGTTGCTGtaggggccacgggtacagagctttgaagctcaaccctgtaggggccagtggtcacctccagggggcgccccaatgcctagagagcactggacctcagcacttccaccacaccaggaagtgctggggggaagaggagcagggacaaccggagtgcttccgggaatacagtcggcacttccgccacactgggccgtgtcggtggaagattgccggagcacacctggagcatatccgggggacaataaaaggggccgcctctcttcattcagggctagagtcgggtggaagaggacaaggtctgggagaggaaagaggcggcctgaagagacgaaaggcagtgtgtgttggcctggacttgtggggtgattagtgctgcggcactgggttgtgcacttttataattgtaaataaacgtgtgttggactgtaaacgatgtccgtctgtctgtgtccaggctgtttcccacaatatatatatatatatatatatatagatatattgacATATCTCATCTTATAGTGGTCATTTTGTAATTGGATTTACTTTGATTTCATAAGGTGgagctaatttaattttttacactAGGGCCCGTCAAATTCCAGTTATGCCACTGCCAttattgcattcattttatttattttgtatatacctttacaaaaattaaatacatctaaaaacattttaaacattatattaaatataattaaattatatgtttaatatattaaattatattactatgtatatatacagtattctaaaGTATGGTATAAAATACtacaagaatatatatatatatataatgtctaaATGTatagtaaaatatgtaaattattacgacatatttccaaaaaatataaaatatttaaatatacaaggaatagtttattatattttttaagatactggtcatttttgtatattacagtatatttaaaaaaaatagtaacctGGCTTTGAAAATACCATCCAATAGATATCTCATTGGTGTTTCCTATGTTGAGATCTATCCTTAACCAACTCTCACTGTGATACAGCACAAATTATAAACTTAGTATAAGTAATAAGGTTGTAAGTTGCTGGCAGAGCTACTGACTTGAACTGTTTTTAGTGAGTTACAGGGAGTACAAATTGGAATCACTGGGAGGACGGTGTTTAGATGTTTCCAGGTAAAAAGATTAGACAGAAATAATTTTCCATGGGTCAGGGCACTCAGGATATTTCATGTGTTATTCACAATATATTTGGAAAtgtgtttgttacaatatattaaggaaaatatgtttctttatatttcagatataatctTAAAAATCTTACCACATAAACGTAACCACATAAACATTACATTATATTGAACAATATcttcatatatttttgttatatagcaacatgttttattttcatatggGTAAAGAGCAACTTATAGCTAGTCTGCAAAAGATTTTTTAGTTCAGGCTACTTTAATTGTGCTGAAATGTATTGATGCAGATATTGAAAGGTTTGAAAGAATTGACTAAGGGTAgatttctttttcccttttttgcaatAAAAGACTTTTAGACTGTAAGTATAATGAAAGGACAGTTTGAAGGGTAGCCACGTCATATATGGGGCCTTTAAAACGTATTGAGTTGTTTAGATTTAAGGTAACCACAGCTAAATACTACATATGTACTGCACTTGGTGATGGTTCTTGCTATGTTTCTTCATTTATAAGTATGCCTGTTTTTAGCCTTCATAACTCTAACCCCTTTAATagctataacttttttttttttactttttttcagatATTACTTCTTCACCTCCAGTGTCATCTAATTCCACTTCAAGTAATATATTATCGTTATTATCACTGTTACTTCTGTCTTGAAATGCTTAATAATAAAACTTGTTTTTCAACTTTCTCATATTTATTCTCTAGATTAGCATTTTTAATTCACCCAAAATAATCAAGGGTAAAAGCAAAGGAAGACCAGACATAGCATTTAATCTAAAGTTAGAATTATGTAATTGTATATAATTAGGTTTTAATCAGGGCAGATTCACAGACATGAGGTAAGAGGGCTGTGCCTTTTGGAGCAGCGGTTTCTGTCCACTAAATGAATTGTATAATGAGCTTCTGCATCCAGTTTTCAAATATCTCCTCAGTTGTAACTCAGGTTCTGAGGAAGGTCCAGGAAAaggtgttccatccatccatccatccattttccaacccgctgaatccaaacacagggtcacgagggtctgctggagccaatcccagccaacacagggcacaaggcaggaaccaatcctgggcagggtgccaacccaccacaggaaaaggtgttataatttgaaaaataaaatgaattagctCATGTGGTACATGTAAATTTAAATTCTACAGCATGCATTACAcacaaaacaaatactgtacagaACATAAATTAGAACCTTATAGAGCCCTGCCTCAAATAAACTGAACACTTTGGCAAAAATGAACTCTTTACATAATGCACTCAATGGCTCCTTCAATAAAAGtgttaaatgattttttaaaatgttccattgGGCATGCACTGATACAAAAGCAACACACAAGAGAAGGAATGTTTCATTTGTCACAAACAGGATGCAATGCTTAACAATTCTTAGAAAGAAATCAGTGAAAATATATTTCGGAAGTATAGgattttcactgtattctgtacatttgATAAAATTGATCCTATATGTTGTAACTGCCTTCTCAGAAAGGCAGaagtatttcttttttgattcaGGATCTGGAGACAAAACGTGAGTCAGAACCTAAGTGAAGTAAGCAAAAAGACAGTCCTATCTTTTCTCAAAATcatatacagaaaataaacagaaacattttctaactaaaaataaacatcagaatTGATTTGTTTGGGTTAAATAACCCCTGGAATGATGCATACTTTAAACACTTAAAGAAAGtccatggaaaaaataaacaaaaattccaATTGCAACACTATAAACCTATGAAATAGAGAGACGTACATGCAAACGGAGAACTATTAGAAGATGTCTGGCACCTTCTGCCATTATTTGTGGGGAATTTAGAGTATTAATGCCAGCCATtaatgccaattttttttttaatttgaaatatatggttttcaaaaaaaattgtaaaacagtGAAACTTGCATATCTTTTTCAAAAGAgtagtgtgaatttcccattgggattaataaagtatctatctatctat comes from the Erpetoichthys calabaricus chromosome 4, fErpCal1.3, whole genome shotgun sequence genome and includes:
- the LOC114651457 gene encoding uncharacterized protein LOC114651457 produces the protein MGTHHFLTLVLVYFITRYQTEGEESPCMLSIRVPRNTSWRFTTLSGRINCSVNFCEQPSVRWCKVAQDNICNEINETDSLKTEWRLLTGTSGIFFLTFLNVTVKDTGSYRCKATANNSVQSVISHSIAVSVTDITSSPPVSSNSTSSNILSLLSLLLLS